A single Venturia canescens isolate UGA chromosome 1, ASM1945775v1, whole genome shotgun sequence DNA region contains:
- the LOC122419277 gene encoding cell adhesion molecule 1-like: MPRQQADWGKIIFVYILQLFSYATNAEHVVQLVAPSYVKFNDSATLVCNHNVAPDDLHKIEFLKDDKKILQYVRGRNDPLQKTPLPGLDFEPSPDGQTITLNNVRFAATGSYLCVVVTASPSIFTKSSNATKLQVIVPQSEKPHITFKQRVYESGETLEANCTSAPAHPVPHLTWFINGNEVDIGLVTPFPHNFHNRDLGSATSKLLIEVSELHAGDNGRLEIRCQSTIPGFVTHREQYADIRTKTVEVEIAVVPIQTSGALGSFASLLFVGCILHAVHPIIP, from the exons ATGCGACTAATGCGGAACACGTAGTGCAGCTCGTTGCACCGAGTTATGTTAAGTTTAACGACTCGGCAACCCTTGTTTGCAACCACAATGTGGCACCCGATGATCTCCACAAGATCGAATTTTTAAAGGACGATAAGAAGATTCTTCAATATGTAAGAGGCCGCAATGATCCGTTGCAGAAAACGCCCCTACCCGGCTTGGACTTTGAG cCTTCACCGGATGGCCAGACAATCACACTGAACAATGTTCGCTTCGCAGCGACCGGTTCTTATCTCTGCGTGGTCGTTACGGCCTCCCCGTCGATATTCACTAAGAGTTCCAACGCGACGAAACTGCAGGTTATAG TACCGCAGTCGGAAAAACCGCACATAACTTTCAAGCAGCGCGTTTACGAGTCGGGAGAAACACTAGAGGCGAATTGTACCTCGGCGCCTGCTCATCCTGTTCCTCATCTAACTTGGTTTATCAATGGAAATGAG GTGGACATTGGACTGGTGACGCCATTTCCGCATAATTTTCATAACCGTGATCTTGGCTCAGCTACCTCTAAATTATTGATCGAAGTTTCGGAATTGCACGCTGGTGACAACGGACGCCTTGAGATTCGTTGTCAATCAACTATTCCGGGATTCGTAACTCATCGCGAGCAGTAcgctgacattcgaacgaagACTGTGGAAG TGGAGATCGCAGTTGTCCCGATACAAACATCAGGCGCACTCGGGAGTTTTGCATCTCTGCTGTTCGTAGGATGCATACTGCACGCTGTGCATCCAATAATTCCTTAA
- the LOC122417116 gene encoding mast cell protease 8-like, protein MPNFVLSAAHCMVRYVHKYWEAENPRFYVIVAGTTNLWYTPSWQIVTVSAVFPHAGFDFITMANDIGMYKLTRALQLTPYVSYAPLPLAVDDSIYRKKNQICSVIGWGKTTQDSSVLLGIKPSAHARAQ, encoded by the exons ATGCCGAATTTTGTTCTTTCCGCGGCCCATTGCATGGTCAG ATACGTCCACAAATATTGGGAGGCGGAAAATCCACGGTTTTACGTCATTGTCGCAGGAACAACGAATCTCTGGTACACGCCATCCTGGCAAATAGTCACCGTTTCCGCAGTCTTTCCTCATGCGGGATTCGACTTCATCACGATGGCCAACGACATCGGAATGTACAAG TTAACTCGAGCTTTGCAACTTACCCCATACGTCAGTTACGCTCCGTTGCCTCTCGCTGTAGATGACAGcatatatcgaaaaaaaaaccaaatctGCAGCGTGATCGGATGGGGAAAAACTACTCAGGATAGTTCA GTTTTATTGGGCATAAAACCGAGTGCACATGCTCGAGCGCAGTAG
- the LOC122416011 gene encoding S1 RNA-binding domain-containing protein 1 has translation MSKRKCVRQAIIEISDSENDQGDEECVIVESNDEDDVKIEELSDASDITVKSESRKSKSLATKKVRKKIETKNAPPRKRRKADCSGNVVASSHDEEKAKPDRKRKTTTLDLVVSEKKLSKSQKVGAKKISQLEPKSNDMLASDFARLAGSNVQFVEWTDVDYIQEMHGVSRFVADNVIKLFQEDNTVPFIARYRKNMTQGMDADELRNVKNSWERAKLIKQKANALIKEIDKQGKWTPEFHAFVHGTKSLNDLEHLQSMFKVVKSTLAERARDLGLGIPAEAIIKAEKIAPLTSYIKPETESLSTEEQVKDGIVCILADMINKAEGTLLTIKDLRQRHCVFVATTVKAGSKVEKEAQSSKQKDDKTKFDLYHNFSCRENSLKPYQILAINRGEARKVLSVKIEFPPQFETGFKRYCEKHYEYACRVSPLHRNLLTAAFDYAWNKSIKPSIGRRTRHELNEKAEVASMDVFAENVKQLLLTPPVRGKVVLGIDPGFRHGCKLAVVSEQANLLETATIYPHDSNNPKSKIEAECTLIRLVREHKCTILALGNGTACRETEVFLVNLIKKRAFDSLHVAYTIVDETGASIYSCSKEATTEFPNLDANVVSAISIARRLQDPMAELVKIEPKHLGVGMYQHDLPEKQLATKLNEVIMEAVSFVGVDVNTASVSLLKRVAGLGDSRANHIIEWRKSSGPFRSRSDLMKVPRIGAKTFEQCAGFVRIMPETSVGSEHRSVKNSFNYLDQTWIHPESYDVAKAFIHAAKLNLTDIGTKPFIDGVTRFANQGFDALAQKFKTTVETMKIIVEGLLMEKGQDIRAKADDSMFRESLTSFDDLKVGTVLTGVVRNNTHFGAFVDVGVEKSGLIHTSQMGGMTLSVGQRVETKVLNVEKNRGRLALTLVKCF, from the exons atgtCAAAACGCAAGTGCGTGCGTCAAGCGATAATCGAAATTTCGGATTCTGAGAATGATCAAGGAGATGAAGAGTGCGTTATTGTGGAAAGCAATGACGAGGATgatgtgaaaattgaagaacttTCAGACGCGAGTGACATAACCGTAAAATCAGAGAGCAGAAAGAGTAAAAGTTTAGCAACGAAGAAAGTgaggaaaaagatagaaacaaaaaatgccCCTCctagaaagagaaggaaagcTGATTGTAGCGGCAACGTTGTGGCATCATCACACGATGAGGAAAAAGCAAAGCCAGATCGTAAAAGAAAAACTACAACTTTGGACTTGGTTGTGTCAGAAAAGAAACTTTCGAAATCTCAAAAAGTTGGAGCCAAGAAGATCTCGCAGCTGGAACCAAAATCAAATGATATGTTGGCATCTGATTTTGCTCGACTCGCAGGATCCAATGTTCAATTTGTCGAATGGACAGACGTTGATTACATTCAAGAAATGCATGGTGTAAGCAGATTCGTGGCTGATAATgtgataaaactttttcaggaagaTAATACTGTACCATTCATAGCACGATACCGTAAGAACATGACACAGGGCATGGATGCAGATGAGCtaagaaacgtgaaaaacagTTGGGAAAGAGCCAAGCTCATAAAACAAAAAGCCAATGCCTTGATAAAAGAAATCGACAAACAGGGTAAATGGACTCCAGAATTTCATGCTTTTGTGCATGGCACAAAATCTCTGAATGATTTGGAGCACTTGCAGTCGATGTTTAAAGTAGTGAAATCCACATTAGCGGAAAGAGCAAGAGACCTTGGCTTAGGAATTCCAGCAGAAGCTATAATAAAAGCTGAAAAAATTGCACCCTTGACAAGTTATATCAAGCCGGAAACGGAGAGTCTCAGTACAGAGGAACAGGTGAAGGATGGAATAGTTTGTATCCTTGCTGACATGATCAATAAAGCAGAGGGTACGCTATTAACAATAAAAGATTTGAGACAGCGGCATTGCGTGTTTGTTGCAACTACAGTGAAAGCTGGAAGCAAAGTGGAAAAAGAGGCTCAGAGTAGTAAGCAAAAAGATGATAAAACCAAGTTTGATCTTTATCACAATTTCTCATGCAGAGAAAACAGCCTCAAACCTTATCAGATACTGGCTATAAATCGTGGTGAAGCTAGAAAAGTTCTCAGCGTCAAAATAGAGTTTCCTCCACAATTTGAAACAGGCTTCAAACGATACTGTGAGAAGCACTACGAATACGCTTGCAGAGTCTCGCCCCTGCACAGGAATCTTTTGACAGCTGCTTTCGATTATGCTTGGAATAAATCGATAAAACCTTCAATAGGGCGAAGGACGAGACACGAACTCAACGAGAAAGCGGAAGTTGCTTCCATGGACGTATTTGCAGAGAACGTTAAGCAGCTTTTGCTCACACCACCTGTCAGAGGAAAAGTCGTTCTAGGGATTGATCCGGGCTTTCGCCATGGGTGCAAATTAGCTGTCGTTTCTGAACAAGCCAACCTTCTCGAAACTGCAACTATTTATCCTCATGACTCTAATAACccaaaatcaaaaattgaGGCTGAATGTACTTTAATCCGTCTCGTTCGCGAACACAAATGTACCATCCTGGCTCTTGGCAATGGTACAGCTTGCCGAGAAACCGAAGTTTTTCTTGTTaatctcataaaaaaacgtgccTTCGATTCGCTCCACGTTGCGTACACTATCGTTGACGAAACCGGAGCTTCAATATACAGCTGCAGTAAGGAAGCTACTACGGAATTTCCAAATCTCGATGCTAATGTCGTATCCGCTATCTCCATTGCAAGAAGGCTACAAGATCCAATGGCTGAATTGGTTAAAATCGAACCGAAACATTTGGGCGTGGGAATGTATCAACATGATTTACCAGAAAAACAATTGGCCACTAAATTGAACGAa GTAATTATGGAAGCAGTGAGCTTTGTTGGTGTCGATGTAAACACGGCGTCTGtatctttattgaaaaggGTTGCTGGTTTAGGGGATTCCAGAGCCAACCATATAATCGAATGGAGAAAATCATCAGGTCCATTCAGATCGAGGAGCGATTTGATGAAAGTGCCACGTATCGGTGCCAAGACTTTTGAGCAATGCGCTGGTTTCGTTAGAATAATGCCAGAAACGTCTGTTGGTAGTGAACATCGAAGTGTGAAGAACTCGTTCAATTACCTGGATCAAACTTGGATTCATCCGGAATCTTATGATGTAGCGAAAGCTTTTATCCATGCTGCAAAACTGAATTTAACTGATATCGGTACAAAACCCTTCATCGACGGGGTAACCCGATTCGCGAATCAGGGATTCGATGCTTTGGCACAAAAGTTCAAAACTACTGTAGAAACTATGAAGATAATAGTTGAAGGATTACTAATGGAAAAGGGACAAGATATCAGAGCCAAAGCTGACGATTCAATGTTCCGCGAAAGTTTAACGAGTTTCGATGATTTGAAAGTTGGCACTGTTTTAACAGGTGTTGTTCGTAACAATACACATTTCGGTGCATTCGTCGATGTAGGCGTTGAAAAATCTGGCTTGATTCACACGAGTCAAATGGGTGGAATGACCTTGAGCGTTGGTCAGAGAGTCGAAACGAAAGTtttgaatgttgaaaaaaatcgcggtCGTCTCGCTCTCACACTCGTCAAATGTTTCTAA
- the LOC122416492 gene encoding putative uncharacterized protein DDB_G0291608 isoform X2, protein MRSRTALSIAATLLVALLIESSFAEDPVRPPPIKIDRNLRKALLKALADLDTESAEQKSTTESAGTKLDEVDLSGSDETSPATEQQTREPTRTIFSFDDFPREEESPNEDKLQNSTFVETDKFEGSDNPRTITTSEILRSHDASNYSNNRSFQAHDVILKDKSSAIYDKSPEIVYDQLETRSVKTSSAPINVIDNSSGKPSGKYQESLLISSSNGIASANALVPPSPTPSSPTASTPQSSTNSTIKAAVSSSPSGSPVSTKASPKDEQEVKIFQAPLVAAFTVQQDERGVPKSVVPIYRPSGDGQTLTLQEQLDFKQQLLERQLAELQAQQIQQTQFLVRQQQIYEQQLRQKQQQELFFQEQSRLKQLQEEQARFKQLEEQRNYQFQAQKSSELFSQSQQNARLALQPPFKTPNVNIQPSLTLELPKAAAAAPFQPHFPDQQRIQQLRQQQLQQQQTHLQLQRQQQLLQQQRLQQSFPSFTTDFQPPSASPAHRFNRQEAFGAVGNFGFNENRQQHVPSQRNHFGFSPQLSRGPQTFSFNHHQPQQLQQQQFRSQRPQTPAKQIQHLLYQSGVAGNLGTVQGTGGQEDLNIVSKVLALNVGALPNKNSRYNNFGNTA, encoded by the coding sequence AGAACAGCATTATCCATCGCAGCAACTTTGCTCGTGGCCCTGTTGATCGAATCCTCGTTCGCCGAGGACCCCGTCCGTCCACCGCCGATAAAGATAGACAGAAATCTTCGGAAAGCATTGTTGAAAGCCCTCGCTGACTTGGACACGGAATCGGCTGAGCAGAAGAGCACGACAGAGTCGGCAGGGACGAAGCTCGACGAAGTCGATTTGTCGGGATCGGATGAGACGTCGCCGGCGACGGAGCAACAGACGAGGGAGCCGACTCGTACTATTTTCTCGTTCGATGACTTTCCGAGGGAGGAGGAAAGCCCGAACGAGGATAAATTGCAAAATTCGACGTTCGTTGAAACCGACAAGTTCGAGGGGTCCGATAATCCGAGAACGATAACTACGAGCGAAATCTTGAGGTCCCACGACGCGAGCAACTACAGTAACAACAGATCTTTCCAAGCCCACGACGTCATCCTGAAAGACAAATCGTCTGCGATCTATGACAAGAGTCCCGAAATCGTTTACGACCAGTTGGAAACTCGAAGCGTGAAAACGTCGAGTGCCCCGATCAACGTGATTGATAATTCGAGTGGAAAACCATCGGGAAAGTACCAGGAGAGTTTGCTCATCAGTTCGAGCAACGGAATAGCATCGGCGAACGCTCTGGTTCCTCCGAGTCCAACGCCGTCGAGTCCGACCGCATCAACGCCGCAGTCATCAACAAACTCGACAATAAAAGCCGCCGTTTCATCGTCCCCGTCCGGCAGTCCGGTAAGCACAAAGGCGAGCCCAAAGGACGAGCAAGaagtgaagatttttcagGCTCCGTTGGTCGCAGCGTTCACGGTCCAGCAAGATGAGCGAGGGGTTCCAAAGAGCGTCGTGCCCATTTACAGACCGAGTGGAGACGGGCAAACTCTGACTCTCCAGGAACAGTTGGACTTCAAGCAGCAGCTACTGGAAAGGCAGTTGGCCGAGTTGCAGGCTCAGCAGATTCAGCAGACCCAATTCCTCGTGAGACAGCAGCAAATTTACGAGCAACAACTCCGGCAGAAGCAACAGCAAGAATTGTTTTTCCAAGAGCAAAGCAGACTCAAACAACTGCAGGAGGAACAGGCGAGATTCAAACAGTTGGAAGAGCAGCGAAACTATCAATTCCAGGCGCAAAAATCTTCTGAGCTATTTTCTCAGAGCCAGCAGAATGCTCGACTCGCGCTCCAGCCACCATTCAAAACTCCCAACGTCAATATCCAACCGAGTCTGACCCTGGAGCTACCCAAAGCAGCTGCAGCGGCCCCTTTCCAACCGCATTTCCCCGATCAGCAGAGAATCCAGCAGTTGCGTCAACAACAGTTGCAACAGCAGCAGACTCATTTGCAGCTCCAACGTCAGCAACAATTGTTACAGCAGCAAAGACTTCAGCAGAGTTTCCCCTCGTTCACCACGGACTTCCAGCCACCGAGCGCCAGTCCGGCGCACAGATTCAACCGCCAGGAAGCCTTCGGGGCTGTGGGAAACTTTGGCTTCAATGAAAATCGACAGCAGCACGTACCCAGCCAGAGAAACCACTTCGGCTTCAGTCCCCAACTGTCCAGAGGGCCTCAAACCTTCTCGTTCAACCATCATCAGCCCCAGCAattgcagcagcagcaattCAGATCGCAACGACCTCAAACGCCAGCGAAGCAGATACAACACTTGCTCTATCAGTCCGGAGTCGCCGGAAATTTGGGAACCGTTCAAGGCACCGGAGGCCAAGAAGATTTGAACATCGTCTCCAAAGTTTTGGCCCTTAACGTAGGAGCTCTaccaaacaaaaattctcgttACAATAACTTTGGCAATACTGCGTGA
- the LOC122416492 gene encoding putative uncharacterized protein DDB_G0291608 isoform X1, which translates to MRYKTQKRNSQRQRVSSQCSSSYRRKMRTALSIAATLLVALLIESSFAEDPVRPPPIKIDRNLRKALLKALADLDTESAEQKSTTESAGTKLDEVDLSGSDETSPATEQQTREPTRTIFSFDDFPREEESPNEDKLQNSTFVETDKFEGSDNPRTITTSEILRSHDASNYSNNRSFQAHDVILKDKSSAIYDKSPEIVYDQLETRSVKTSSAPINVIDNSSGKPSGKYQESLLISSSNGIASANALVPPSPTPSSPTASTPQSSTNSTIKAAVSSSPSGSPVSTKASPKDEQEVKIFQAPLVAAFTVQQDERGVPKSVVPIYRPSGDGQTLTLQEQLDFKQQLLERQLAELQAQQIQQTQFLVRQQQIYEQQLRQKQQQELFFQEQSRLKQLQEEQARFKQLEEQRNYQFQAQKSSELFSQSQQNARLALQPPFKTPNVNIQPSLTLELPKAAAAAPFQPHFPDQQRIQQLRQQQLQQQQTHLQLQRQQQLLQQQRLQQSFPSFTTDFQPPSASPAHRFNRQEAFGAVGNFGFNENRQQHVPSQRNHFGFSPQLSRGPQTFSFNHHQPQQLQQQQFRSQRPQTPAKQIQHLLYQSGVAGNLGTVQGTGGQEDLNIVSKVLALNVGALPNKNSRYNNFGNTA; encoded by the coding sequence AGAACAGCATTATCCATCGCAGCAACTTTGCTCGTGGCCCTGTTGATCGAATCCTCGTTCGCCGAGGACCCCGTCCGTCCACCGCCGATAAAGATAGACAGAAATCTTCGGAAAGCATTGTTGAAAGCCCTCGCTGACTTGGACACGGAATCGGCTGAGCAGAAGAGCACGACAGAGTCGGCAGGGACGAAGCTCGACGAAGTCGATTTGTCGGGATCGGATGAGACGTCGCCGGCGACGGAGCAACAGACGAGGGAGCCGACTCGTACTATTTTCTCGTTCGATGACTTTCCGAGGGAGGAGGAAAGCCCGAACGAGGATAAATTGCAAAATTCGACGTTCGTTGAAACCGACAAGTTCGAGGGGTCCGATAATCCGAGAACGATAACTACGAGCGAAATCTTGAGGTCCCACGACGCGAGCAACTACAGTAACAACAGATCTTTCCAAGCCCACGACGTCATCCTGAAAGACAAATCGTCTGCGATCTATGACAAGAGTCCCGAAATCGTTTACGACCAGTTGGAAACTCGAAGCGTGAAAACGTCGAGTGCCCCGATCAACGTGATTGATAATTCGAGTGGAAAACCATCGGGAAAGTACCAGGAGAGTTTGCTCATCAGTTCGAGCAACGGAATAGCATCGGCGAACGCTCTGGTTCCTCCGAGTCCAACGCCGTCGAGTCCGACCGCATCAACGCCGCAGTCATCAACAAACTCGACAATAAAAGCCGCCGTTTCATCGTCCCCGTCCGGCAGTCCGGTAAGCACAAAGGCGAGCCCAAAGGACGAGCAAGaagtgaagatttttcagGCTCCGTTGGTCGCAGCGTTCACGGTCCAGCAAGATGAGCGAGGGGTTCCAAAGAGCGTCGTGCCCATTTACAGACCGAGTGGAGACGGGCAAACTCTGACTCTCCAGGAACAGTTGGACTTCAAGCAGCAGCTACTGGAAAGGCAGTTGGCCGAGTTGCAGGCTCAGCAGATTCAGCAGACCCAATTCCTCGTGAGACAGCAGCAAATTTACGAGCAACAACTCCGGCAGAAGCAACAGCAAGAATTGTTTTTCCAAGAGCAAAGCAGACTCAAACAACTGCAGGAGGAACAGGCGAGATTCAAACAGTTGGAAGAGCAGCGAAACTATCAATTCCAGGCGCAAAAATCTTCTGAGCTATTTTCTCAGAGCCAGCAGAATGCTCGACTCGCGCTCCAGCCACCATTCAAAACTCCCAACGTCAATATCCAACCGAGTCTGACCCTGGAGCTACCCAAAGCAGCTGCAGCGGCCCCTTTCCAACCGCATTTCCCCGATCAGCAGAGAATCCAGCAGTTGCGTCAACAACAGTTGCAACAGCAGCAGACTCATTTGCAGCTCCAACGTCAGCAACAATTGTTACAGCAGCAAAGACTTCAGCAGAGTTTCCCCTCGTTCACCACGGACTTCCAGCCACCGAGCGCCAGTCCGGCGCACAGATTCAACCGCCAGGAAGCCTTCGGGGCTGTGGGAAACTTTGGCTTCAATGAAAATCGACAGCAGCACGTACCCAGCCAGAGAAACCACTTCGGCTTCAGTCCCCAACTGTCCAGAGGGCCTCAAACCTTCTCGTTCAACCATCATCAGCCCCAGCAattgcagcagcagcaattCAGATCGCAACGACCTCAAACGCCAGCGAAGCAGATACAACACTTGCTCTATCAGTCCGGAGTCGCCGGAAATTTGGGAACCGTTCAAGGCACCGGAGGCCAAGAAGATTTGAACATCGTCTCCAAAGTTTTGGCCCTTAACGTAGGAGCTCTaccaaacaaaaattctcgttACAATAACTTTGGCAATACTGCGTGA